One part of the Salinivirga cyanobacteriivorans genome encodes these proteins:
- a CDS encoding MFS transporter has product MKQKPKLSFWQIWNMSFGFLGIQFGFALQNANVSRIFETLGANIDNIPILWIAAPVTGLIVQPIIGHWSDKTWCRLGRRRPFFLIGAILASLALLVMPNSPVLWVAAGMLWIMDASINISMEPFRAFVGDNLPSSQRTTGFAMQSFFIGTGAVIASLLPYMMTNWFGFSNTAPEGVIPDSVKFSFYVGGAVFFLAVLWTVIRSKEYSPEELKEFEDHSEDVCEDDHAEAGPAIKVSLRTGIISFLFGGLLSLLFVYVHVEKEVFILSFGLMAFGLLEALSALLQHRKVRNGYTSIFNDLNNMPLTMKQLAVVQFFSWFALFAMWIYTTNGVTADKYDMEVDQNMVKFLSTQLDELENKDKINSGRATEIREELKKYRAHLNNDEKASAKVNLVKFYLSDHILKEKEVVETLQNQFESARNKSGDERIASVLKELERQEKSKTPDIPYEALKQVNQLAGEGLVTLPQNMDGKFTFFTRLKEIRKNYNDGADWVGVGFGVYNGFAAVFAFFLMFLSRITTRKITHMISLLVGGLSYLAVFWIQDTSWLLLLPFVGIGLAWASILAIPYAILTGSLPQNKMGVYMGIFNFFLVIPQILAASLLGFMVKFWFDEKAIYALVLGGIALLLAAVSVLFVKDED; this is encoded by the coding sequence ATGAAACAAAAACCTAAATTAAGTTTTTGGCAGATTTGGAATATGAGTTTCGGTTTTCTTGGGATTCAATTCGGATTTGCCTTACAGAATGCCAATGTTAGTCGTATTTTTGAAACATTGGGCGCAAACATCGATAATATTCCAATACTTTGGATTGCTGCACCCGTAACAGGTTTAATTGTGCAGCCAATTATCGGACATTGGAGCGATAAAACATGGTGTCGTTTAGGCCGCCGAAGGCCTTTCTTTTTAATAGGCGCAATACTAGCCTCACTGGCATTGCTTGTAATGCCAAATTCACCTGTTTTGTGGGTTGCCGCAGGTATGCTTTGGATCATGGATGCATCTATCAATATTTCCATGGAACCATTCAGAGCTTTTGTGGGTGATAATTTACCATCATCGCAGCGCACTACAGGTTTCGCTATGCAGAGTTTTTTCATCGGTACCGGAGCAGTAATTGCTTCGCTACTTCCTTATATGATGACCAACTGGTTTGGCTTTTCAAATACTGCACCTGAAGGGGTAATTCCCGATTCAGTGAAGTTTTCTTTTTATGTTGGTGGTGCCGTGTTTTTCCTTGCCGTGCTATGGACCGTGATACGCTCCAAAGAATATTCGCCGGAAGAACTTAAGGAATTTGAAGATCATAGCGAGGATGTGTGCGAGGATGATCATGCAGAAGCAGGCCCTGCAATTAAAGTTTCATTAAGAACAGGAATTATTTCCTTCCTTTTCGGGGGCTTATTAAGTTTGCTGTTTGTTTATGTGCATGTCGAAAAAGAGGTATTTATCCTCTCTTTTGGTTTAATGGCTTTTGGCTTGCTCGAAGCTTTGTCGGCGCTATTACAACATCGGAAAGTTAGAAATGGCTACACTTCTATTTTTAACGACCTGAATAATATGCCACTTACAATGAAGCAACTCGCAGTTGTTCAGTTTTTCTCCTGGTTTGCATTATTTGCCATGTGGATTTATACCACCAATGGCGTTACGGCCGATAAGTACGATATGGAAGTAGACCAGAATATGGTTAAATTTTTAAGTACACAATTGGACGAACTTGAAAACAAGGATAAAATAAATTCTGGCAGGGCCACAGAAATCAGAGAAGAGCTGAAAAAATATCGGGCACACCTGAATAATGATGAAAAAGCTTCAGCAAAAGTCAACCTGGTTAAATTTTATCTTAGCGATCATATTTTAAAGGAAAAAGAAGTAGTTGAAACACTGCAAAATCAGTTTGAAAGTGCCAGGAATAAATCAGGTGACGAGCGCATTGCAAGTGTATTGAAAGAACTTGAGCGGCAAGAAAAAAGTAAGACACCTGATATACCCTACGAAGCACTTAAACAGGTAAATCAACTGGCTGGTGAAGGGCTTGTAACATTGCCCCAAAATATGGATGGTAAGTTCACATTTTTTACCCGGTTAAAAGAAATACGAAAAAATTATAATGATGGAGCTGATTGGGTTGGAGTAGGTTTTGGCGTTTATAATGGATTTGCAGCCGTGTTTGCATTTTTCTTAATGTTTTTGTCGCGCATCACCACACGTAAGATAACCCACATGATATCCTTACTTGTCGGCGGACTCAGCTATTTGGCTGTTTTCTGGATTCAGGATACATCATGGTTATTGCTGCTTCCTTTTGTTGGTATAGGTTTAGCGTGGGCAAGTATTTTGGCTATCCCTTATGCCATTTTAACCGGATCACTTCCCCAGAATAAAATGGGTGTGTATATGGGAATTTTTAATTTTTTCCTGGTAATACCACAAATTTTGGCAGCAAGTCTTCTTGGTTTTATGGTTAAATTCTGGTTCGATGAAAAAGCAATTTATGCATTGGTACTGGGAGGTATAGCTCTGTTACTTGCAGCTGTATCTGTACTTTTTGTAAAAGATGAGGACTAG
- a CDS encoding TonB-dependent receptor plug domain-containing protein, protein MKQKLFSKPPKTVYFRKWSHRGYGVFQSQGKQIAIATMVMATSLTFETKTATAQVDSAINEQIYELDEVIVSGEQEPVAFSKIARIVTVINQKEIEAAPVSDLNELLEYAVSLDIKQRGQHGVQADIAMRGGTLDQTLVLLNGVNITDPQTGHHNLNLPLSLNSIDRIEILEGPASRMFGINAYNGAINIITNTKPGNTIKTEAKAGQYNFLEQNTSVNYKAGKTTHFFTAGHKKSDGYLPNEALNNTDFNTTNLFYHGKWKHNAHELALQTGYNTKAFGANSFYTPAYPDQFEATKTFFSSVRYSLKKKNIQLKPVIYYRKHHDRFELFRDTAPDWYNSHNYHMTDVAGGQLPVLFQTRYGNIAANLNIRYAHIYSNVLGKPMAGTKAVPGESATFNHQDERIHTGGHFTYTLDLEKLHFAAGLMTSYYNILNRIRTYPGLEVSYKLFRHFRVFSSYNEALRLPTFTDLYYSGPVNIGNPDLRPEESKTLEAGARYVNTVFSFQSAIYYRKGNNTIEWVKPVDAAEEAPWQTQNLTNTATRGVDFALKVHLNEFWEASPVSLINLNYAYTDINASGENVETKYVADNLKHKFTIRLKHKLYKNFRASWGIRYQDRNGSYNAYENGNYNTDVPFKPFWLVNLKISYKYNKWEFYSSISNLLDKSYYDIANIPQPGRWLIIGANFRINYK, encoded by the coding sequence ATGAAGCAAAAACTTTTTTCAAAGCCACCTAAAACAGTTTACTTCAGAAAATGGAGTCACAGGGGTTATGGCGTGTTTCAATCACAAGGTAAACAAATTGCCATTGCAACCATGGTAATGGCCACTTCGCTTACCTTTGAAACAAAAACAGCCACAGCCCAGGTCGATTCTGCAATAAACGAGCAAATTTACGAGCTTGATGAAGTAATTGTCAGTGGCGAACAGGAACCTGTAGCATTCTCAAAAATCGCCAGAATAGTTACAGTTATTAATCAAAAAGAAATTGAGGCTGCGCCTGTAAGCGACCTGAATGAGCTGCTTGAATATGCAGTGAGTTTAGACATCAAACAACGCGGCCAGCATGGAGTTCAGGCCGATATAGCCATGCGCGGCGGCACTTTAGATCAAACACTCGTGTTACTCAACGGAGTAAATATCACCGATCCCCAAACCGGCCATCACAACCTCAACCTCCCTCTTAGCCTAAATAGTATTGACAGAATTGAAATTCTTGAAGGACCAGCATCCAGAATGTTTGGGATAAATGCCTATAACGGAGCTATCAACATCATTACCAATACAAAGCCGGGCAATACTATAAAAACAGAAGCTAAAGCAGGTCAGTATAATTTTTTGGAACAAAACACCAGTGTCAACTACAAGGCCGGCAAAACGACACATTTCTTTACAGCTGGTCATAAAAAAAGTGATGGTTACCTGCCAAACGAAGCATTAAACAATACCGATTTCAATACCACAAACCTGTTTTATCATGGTAAATGGAAGCATAATGCCCACGAGTTGGCTTTACAGACAGGGTACAACACCAAAGCATTCGGAGCCAATAGCTTTTATACTCCGGCTTACCCCGACCAGTTTGAGGCTACTAAAACCTTTTTTAGTAGTGTACGGTATAGCCTGAAAAAGAAAAACATTCAGCTAAAACCGGTTATTTATTACCGCAAACACCACGACAGGTTCGAGCTTTTTCGCGATACTGCTCCAGACTGGTACAATTCTCACAACTATCACATGACCGATGTGGCAGGAGGTCAGTTGCCTGTATTATTTCAAACGCGCTATGGCAATATTGCGGCCAACCTCAACATACGTTATGCTCATATTTACAGCAATGTTTTGGGCAAACCCATGGCCGGAACTAAAGCGGTGCCGGGGGAAAGTGCAACATTTAACCATCAGGATGAGAGAATTCATACCGGAGGACATTTTACATATACCCTTGATTTGGAAAAACTGCATTTTGCGGCCGGACTAATGACCTCGTATTACAACATTCTGAACAGAATTAGAACTTATCCCGGATTAGAAGTGAGCTACAAGCTATTTCGTCATTTCAGGGTATTTAGTTCTTACAATGAAGCCCTTCGACTACCCACATTTACCGACTTATACTATTCCGGCCCTGTCAATATTGGAAATCCTGACCTACGACCAGAAGAATCAAAAACACTTGAAGCCGGTGCCAGGTATGTAAACACTGTTTTTAGCTTCCAGAGTGCAATTTATTACCGCAAAGGAAACAATACAATTGAGTGGGTAAAGCCAGTTGATGCTGCAGAGGAAGCACCCTGGCAGACGCAAAACCTTACAAATACAGCAACAAGAGGAGTTGATTTTGCCCTGAAAGTGCATTTAAACGAATTTTGGGAAGCAAGCCCTGTATCATTAATCAATTTAAACTATGCCTATACTGATATTAATGCTTCGGGTGAAAATGTAGAAACTAAATATGTAGCAGACAACCTAAAGCATAAATTCACAATCAGGCTTAAACATAAGCTATACAAAAACTTCAGGGCAAGCTGGGGAATTAGGTACCAGGACAGAAATGGCTCCTACAACGCATACGAAAACGGTAATTACAACACAGATGTGCCTTTTAAACCTTTCTGGCTTGTAAACCTGAAAATATCGTACAAATACAATAAATGGGAGTTTTACAGTAGTATTTCAAACCTTTTGGATAAAAGCTATTATGATATTGCCAATATACCACAACCCGGCCGCTGGTTGATAATAGGTGCAAATTTTAGGATAAATTACAAATAA
- a CDS encoding NAD(P)-dependent alcohol dehydrogenase translates to MDNAIPEKGRFAVINEFGGPEVFSVIDAAIPAIKPDQILIEVHAVSINPIDWKQRKGNHRFLLGAPFPITLGYDVAGKVVACGEQTEKFTVGDEVLGVLDNKYGGAYGEYARGTEKCFVKRPDQISIAKAAALPMVTLTSLQALRDKAELKSGEVLLVNGASGGVGHVAVQIGKILGAHVIGVSSGKNEAFVRELGADEFIDYRKSNVINSEKKVDVFFDAAGIYGFPGVMNMLNAGGRYVNTLPRPKILWHKVLQLFTEGKKAKTLLMDHNPQDLLGIVNWVVNGRLEIKIDSSFEFSEIQEAHLYAEQGHSNGKNVIVLKKS, encoded by the coding sequence ATGGACAACGCTATACCCGAAAAAGGAAGATTTGCTGTAATAAATGAATTTGGCGGACCCGAAGTTTTCTCTGTCATCGATGCCGCAATACCTGCAATAAAACCCGACCAAATTTTAATAGAGGTTCATGCAGTTTCTATCAACCCTATCGATTGGAAGCAGCGCAAAGGGAATCACAGGTTTCTGTTAGGCGCACCTTTTCCTATTACACTTGGATACGATGTGGCTGGAAAGGTAGTAGCTTGCGGTGAACAAACAGAAAAATTTACAGTTGGTGATGAGGTGCTGGGTGTGTTGGATAATAAATACGGAGGGGCTTATGGTGAATATGCCAGAGGTACAGAAAAGTGTTTTGTGAAGCGCCCCGACCAGATTAGTATAGCAAAAGCTGCCGCACTGCCTATGGTAACTTTAACCAGTTTACAGGCACTGCGCGATAAAGCTGAATTAAAATCCGGTGAGGTGTTACTGGTAAATGGCGCCAGTGGCGGTGTAGGTCATGTGGCCGTGCAAATCGGTAAAATCTTAGGCGCTCATGTAATTGGCGTCAGTAGCGGTAAAAATGAGGCCTTTGTGAGAGAACTGGGCGCAGATGAGTTTATCGATTACAGAAAAAGTAACGTGATTAACTCAGAGAAAAAAGTTGATGTGTTTTTCGATGCCGCAGGAATTTATGGTTTCCCCGGGGTTATGAATATGCTCAATGCAGGCGGTAGGTATGTGAACACATTGCCGCGACCCAAAATATTATGGCATAAAGTGCTACAGCTTTTCACCGAAGGTAAAAAAGCTAAAACCCTACTTATGGACCATAATCCACAGGATCTTTTGGGAATTGTAAATTGGGTAGTTAATGGCCGGCTTGAAATTAAAATCGACAGTAGTTTTGAATTTTCTGAAATCCAGGAGGCGCATCTATATGCAGAACAGGGCCACTCTAATGGAAAAAATGTCATTGTATTAAAAAAATCATGA
- a CDS encoding DUF3820 family protein — protein MKKHFLEELVATKMPFGKYKGRYLYQLPEPYLVWFHQKGFPDNKLGMMLQTMYEIKLNGLEYLLKPIIKGQRYGR, from the coding sequence ATGAAAAAGCATTTTCTCGAAGAGCTTGTAGCTACAAAAATGCCGTTTGGCAAGTATAAAGGCCGTTACCTATATCAATTACCTGAACCTTATCTTGTATGGTTTCATCAAAAAGGTTTTCCCGATAACAAACTTGGCATGATGCTGCAAACCATGTATGAGATTAAACTCAATGGTTTAGAGTATCTCTTAAAACCAATTATAAAAGGGCAGAGGTATGGCAGGTAG
- a CDS encoding SRPBCC family protein, with translation MIQFKSHSGIYTLETTQVLNTNIDKAWELLSDPKNLEKITPSEMNFTITSEGIEPMYAGQIISYKVTPFAGLRSNWITEITHVRKKEYFVDEQRFGPYKMWHHEHRIAPHENGILMTDRISYKLPFGFLAKVAHPLIVKKQLTKIFQYREQVLNEMFNS, from the coding sequence ATGATTCAATTCAAATCCCATTCAGGCATATACACTTTGGAAACTACGCAGGTGCTAAATACCAATATTGACAAAGCCTGGGAGCTACTTTCAGATCCAAAAAACCTTGAAAAAATCACACCATCTGAAATGAACTTCACAATAACTTCTGAAGGTATAGAACCTATGTATGCAGGTCAGATAATTAGCTATAAAGTAACCCCGTTTGCTGGGTTAAGATCAAATTGGATTACCGAAATTACGCATGTGCGTAAAAAAGAATATTTTGTTGATGAACAAAGATTTGGTCCCTATAAAATGTGGCATCATGAACACAGAATTGCACCGCATGAAAACGGCATATTAATGACTGACAGGATAAGTTACAAATTACCTTTTGGTTTTTTGGCAAAGGTAGCTCATCCTCTGATCGTTAAGAAACAACTCACAAAAATTTTTCAGTACCGGGAACAGGTATTAAACGAAATGTTCAATTCCTGA
- a CDS encoding V-type ATP synthase subunit E family protein, with amino-acid sequence MTTKLQDLTNKVYNEGVQKANEEAESILKEAKEKAAAIENKAKEDAEKMKADAQKEAEEIKKHMESEMKMAIDQSVAALKQDVANLVTMQAIQPTTKELFSDKKFLGSLIQKVVEGWVNRGEGDISVILPEADKKEMESYFKNELASQLNEDIKIDFSNDVKAGFKIGPADGSYVISFTEQDFNNFFQTYLRPKTRELLFEE; translated from the coding sequence ATGACCACTAAACTTCAAGATCTCACCAATAAAGTTTATAACGAAGGTGTTCAAAAAGCTAACGAAGAAGCTGAATCTATCCTCAAGGAAGCCAAAGAAAAAGCAGCAGCCATTGAAAATAAAGCAAAAGAAGATGCTGAAAAGATGAAAGCTGATGCTCAAAAAGAGGCAGAGGAAATTAAAAAGCACATGGAATCAGAAATGAAAATGGCAATAGATCAGTCTGTTGCAGCTCTGAAACAGGATGTTGCAAATCTGGTTACCATGCAGGCCATTCAGCCAACCACCAAAGAGCTTTTTTCTGACAAAAAATTCCTCGGAAGCCTTATTCAAAAAGTTGTTGAAGGATGGGTAAATCGTGGCGAAGGCGATATAAGTGTTATTTTGCCAGAAGCTGATAAAAAAGAGATGGAAAGCTACTTTAAGAATGAATTGGCCAGTCAGCTTAATGAAGATATTAAAATAGATTTTTCAAATGATGTAAAAGCTGGTTTTAAAATTGGACCTGCCGATGGAAGTTATGTAATTAGTTTTACTGAGCAGGATTTCAACAATTTCTTCCAAACTTATTTGCGTCCTAAAACCAGGGAATTACTTTTTGAAGAATAA
- a CDS encoding DUF2764 family protein, protein MATNYYYLISGLPELTPDDRKISFTSISLRAQLKEHLTEHDFKLVELFYLPFDHNNLLDTFFGEQQKWDNRGNFTKEHINEVTDKKHFDTVNLDQYPGYWKDFLDLMHSDCAPIDEVAASRLLSAKYYDYLETFDNEFVSKVARYQKNVANIITALNARNFGLDLEGNLVGHDEVVDALKKSQACDFGLSSALEYIDDITQIYEIENITERERKIDLHKWKYLEDLTFFNYFTVEKVIAFLLKLFIVERWYHLDEEKGKETFEEIFNEIKSEFKFPEEYTLTYGKKR, encoded by the coding sequence ATGGCTACAAATTACTATTATCTTATATCTGGACTACCTGAACTCACACCGGACGATAGGAAAATAAGTTTTACAAGCATATCATTGAGGGCACAGCTCAAAGAGCACCTCACAGAACATGATTTTAAGCTTGTAGAACTTTTCTATTTACCATTCGACCATAACAATCTGTTAGACACATTTTTTGGCGAACAGCAGAAGTGGGATAACCGGGGAAATTTTACGAAAGAGCATATTAACGAAGTTACCGATAAAAAACACTTCGATACTGTAAACCTTGATCAATATCCGGGTTATTGGAAGGATTTTCTGGACCTGATGCACAGCGATTGTGCACCCATCGATGAAGTGGCAGCATCCAGATTATTGTCAGCTAAATATTACGATTACCTTGAGACTTTCGATAATGAATTCGTAAGTAAAGTTGCCAGGTACCAAAAGAATGTAGCAAACATAATTACGGCACTAAATGCCAGGAACTTTGGCCTCGATTTAGAAGGTAATTTAGTTGGTCATGACGAAGTGGTCGATGCCCTCAAAAAAAGTCAGGCATGTGATTTTGGGCTTTCATCTGCACTGGAATATATCGATGATATAACCCAGATTTATGAGATTGAAAATATAACCGAAAGAGAGCGCAAAATTGATTTGCACAAATGGAAATATCTCGAAGACCTTACTTTTTTCAACTATTTTACTGTGGAAAAAGTAATTGCCTTTTTGCTCAAACTATTTATTGTTGAACGCTGGTACCATCTCGATGAGGAAAAAGGTAAAGAAACTTTTGAAGAAATATTCAACGAAATAAAATCGGAATTTAAATTTCCCGAAGAATATACATTAACCTATGGAAAGAAAAGATAA
- a CDS encoding V-type ATP synthase subunit A, whose translation MERKDKTTGTVAGIIANLVIVEVNGPVGQNEICFIKHRDETLMAEVIKVNGLQAFVQVFESTRGIRPGSEVEFEGHMLEVTLGPGILSRNYDGLQNDLDKMDGVFLKRGDYTDPLDRDKKWSFKPLAKAGDSVKAGDWLGEVAENGMPHRIMVPFKFEGNYKVKNVAEQGEYTVDDQIATLENSDGDEVPVTMVQKWPVKMPIKAFAEKPRPFKLLETGVRCIDTLNPITEGGTGFIPGPFGTGKTVLQHAISKQAEADIVVIAACGERANEVVEIFKEFPELDDPRTGRKLIERTTIIANTSNMPVAAREASVYTAMTISEYYRSMGLRVLMMADSTSRWAQALREMSNRLEELPGPDAFPMDLSAVISNFYARAGYVYLNNKEQGSITFIGTVSPAGGNLKEPVTESTRKAARCFYGLEQARADSKRYPAIDPIDSYSKYLDYEEVQKSLQKNMGDHWHANVLRTKDILLSGKEAMEQINILGDDGVPIEFHERFWRSELIDFVILQQDAFDDIDCSSPLDRQKYMLEKVLEVVDTDFTFSNFEEVSDFFKRMINQFKQMNYSDFKSDKFHNHEKELENIIAERKKEAVEN comes from the coding sequence ATGGAAAGAAAAGATAAAACAACCGGAACTGTAGCCGGCATAATAGCCAACCTGGTTATTGTAGAGGTCAATGGGCCGGTGGGACAAAATGAAATTTGTTTCATTAAGCATCGCGACGAAACCTTAATGGCTGAGGTTATTAAAGTAAATGGCCTACAAGCATTCGTCCAGGTATTTGAAAGCACCAGAGGTATTAGACCCGGTAGCGAAGTAGAATTTGAAGGTCATATGCTCGAGGTTACATTGGGCCCGGGTATTCTTTCCCGCAATTACGATGGCCTGCAGAATGACCTTGATAAAATGGACGGTGTTTTCCTTAAAAGGGGCGATTATACCGATCCGCTCGACCGTGATAAAAAATGGAGCTTTAAACCACTGGCAAAAGCCGGAGATAGCGTAAAAGCCGGAGACTGGCTGGGTGAAGTTGCTGAAAATGGTATGCCCCACAGAATCATGGTCCCCTTTAAGTTTGAAGGAAATTACAAAGTTAAAAATGTAGCAGAGCAAGGCGAATACACAGTAGACGACCAGATTGCCACACTTGAGAATAGCGATGGCGATGAGGTTCCGGTTACAATGGTTCAAAAATGGCCCGTAAAAATGCCTATCAAAGCATTTGCCGAAAAACCAAGGCCATTTAAACTGCTCGAAACAGGTGTACGCTGTATCGATACCCTGAACCCAATTACCGAGGGTGGAACAGGTTTTATTCCCGGACCTTTTGGTACTGGTAAAACTGTACTTCAGCATGCCATTTCAAAACAGGCAGAAGCCGATATCGTAGTAATTGCTGCATGTGGTGAGCGTGCCAACGAGGTAGTGGAAATCTTTAAAGAATTCCCCGAACTTGATGACCCACGTACCGGACGCAAACTTATTGAACGTACCACAATTATTGCCAATACTTCAAATATGCCCGTGGCAGCAAGGGAGGCTTCTGTTTACACTGCCATGACAATTAGTGAATATTATCGTTCTATGGGCCTGAGGGTGCTTATGATGGCTGACTCGACTTCGCGTTGGGCACAGGCATTACGCGAAATGTCTAACAGGCTTGAAGAGCTTCCCGGACCGGATGCCTTCCCGATGGACCTTTCGGCAGTTATTTCTAACTTTTATGCCAGAGCCGGATATGTATATTTGAACAATAAAGAGCAGGGTTCAATTACTTTTATTGGAACAGTTTCTCCTGCAGGTGGTAACCTCAAAGAACCTGTAACCGAAAGTACACGAAAAGCAGCTCGCTGTTTCTATGGACTCGAACAGGCGCGTGCCGACAGTAAGCGTTATCCCGCCATTGACCCGATTGATAGTTATTCTAAATACCTCGATTATGAAGAGGTTCAAAAATCGTTGCAAAAGAATATGGGAGACCACTGGCATGCAAATGTATTGAGAACCAAAGATATTCTTTTGAGTGGTAAAGAGGCCATGGAGCAAATTAATATTTTGGGTGACGATGGTGTACCAATTGAATTTCATGAGCGTTTCTGGCGTTCAGAGCTAATCGATTTCGTGATTTTGCAGCAGGATGCATTTGACGATATCGACTGTTCTTCACCGCTTGATCGCCAAAAATATATGCTTGAAAAAGTACTTGAGGTGGTTGATACTGATTTTACTTTTTCAAATTTTGAGGAAGTAAGTGATTTTTTCAAACGCATGATTAACCAGTTTAAACAAATGAACTACTCTGACTTTAAGTCTGATAAGTTCCACAACCACGAAAAAGAGCTGGAAAATATCATTGCTGAAAGAAAAAAAGAGGCTGTTGAAAATTAA
- a CDS encoding V-type ATP synthase subunit B has product MESQAFQKIYTKLTNITKATVSLNAQDVGYDEMAIVDGRMAQVVKIIGDEVVLQIFSGTEGIPTNAEVIFLGRSPEIKVGEQLAGRFFNAYGDPIDGGPNVEGETREIGGPSVNPVRREQPSDLIATGIAGIDLNNSLVSGQKIPFFADPDQPYNQVMASVALRAKADKIILGGMGLTNDDYLFFKNVFDNAGALDRIVSFVNTTDNPPVERLLVPDMALAAAEYFAVDKNESVLVLLTDMTLFADALSIVSNRMDQIPSKDSMPGSLYSDLARIYEKAVQFPSGGSITIVAVTTLSGGDITHAIPDNTGYITEGQLFLRRDTDIGKVIVDPFRSLSRLKQLVIGKQTREDHPQVMNTAIRLYADAANARTKLENGFDLTDYDERTLDFAKEYSDKLLAIDVNVDTDKMLDIGWELFGKYFKRAEVGIKKEMADKYWKGE; this is encoded by the coding sequence ATGGAAAGCCAAGCATTTCAGAAAATATATACCAAACTAACGAATATCACAAAGGCCACCGTTTCGCTCAACGCACAAGACGTTGGTTACGACGAAATGGCCATTGTAGATGGACGTATGGCCCAGGTAGTTAAAATTATTGGTGATGAAGTTGTGCTGCAAATTTTTTCGGGTACCGAAGGTATTCCAACCAATGCAGAAGTCATCTTTCTGGGTAGGTCACCCGAAATTAAAGTAGGGGAGCAGCTTGCCGGCCGTTTTTTTAATGCCTATGGAGACCCAATTGATGGAGGCCCAAATGTTGAGGGAGAAACACGCGAAATCGGAGGTCCTTCTGTAAATCCTGTACGCAGGGAGCAGCCATCGGATCTTATCGCAACCGGTATAGCCGGTATCGATCTCAACAACAGTCTGGTATCGGGGCAGAAAATTCCGTTTTTTGCCGATCCTGATCAGCCCTACAACCAGGTAATGGCCAGTGTGGCATTGCGTGCCAAAGCCGATAAAATTATTCTGGGGGGTATGGGATTAACCAACGATGATTACCTGTTCTTTAAAAACGTATTCGATAATGCAGGAGCACTCGATCGTATTGTAAGTTTTGTCAATACCACTGACAATCCTCCAGTAGAGCGTTTACTTGTGCCAGATATGGCACTTGCTGCAGCGGAATACTTTGCAGTTGATAAAAATGAGAGCGTGCTGGTATTGCTTACAGATATGACACTTTTTGCAGATGCTCTTAGTATCGTATCGAACCGTATGGACCAGATTCCTTCTAAAGATAGTATGCCCGGCTCGTTGTATTCCGATCTTGCCAGAATTTATGAAAAAGCTGTACAGTTCCCTTCAGGCGGGTCTATTACAATTGTGGCTGTAACTACTTTATCAGGCGGTGATATTACACACGCTATTCCTGACAATACCGGTTACATTACTGAAGGACAGCTGTTCTTGCGTCGCGATACTGACATCGGTAAGGTAATTGTCGATCCTTTCCGCTCGCTTTCAAGGCTTAAGCAACTTGTGATTGGAAAACAAACACGCGAAGATCACCCACAGGTGATGAATACCGCGATTCGATTGTATGCCGATGCTGCAAATGCCAGAACAAAACTTGAAAACGGGTTTGACCTTACTGATTACGATGAGCGTACATTGGATTTTGCCAAAGAATATTCCGATAAATTATTGGCAATAGATGTAAATGTGGATACCGACAAGATGCTTGATATCGGCTGGGAATTATTTGGAAAATATTTCAAACGTGCCGAAGTTGGTATCAAGAAAGAGATGGCAGATAAGTATTGGAAGGGAGAATAA